The following nucleotide sequence is from Fusarium graminearum PH-1 chromosome 1, whole genome shotgun sequence.
CCAGCAGGCCCCCGTTAACATCGAGTCGCTCATGAACGATATCGATGCTTCCGCCATGATCACCCGCCAGGAGTTTGAGGCCATGATTGAGCCCCTCCTCCAGCGAACCCACCACCCCCTTGAGGAGGCCCTGGCTCAGGCCAAGCTCACCAaggatgatattgatattatcgaggttgttggtggtggttctCGTGTTCCTGCTCTCAAGGAGCGCATTCAGGCTTTCTTCGGCAAgactctttctttcaccCTCAACGCCGATGAGGCTCTTGCCCGTGGTTCCGCCTTCAGCTGTGCCATTCTTTCTCCCGTCTTCCGTGTCCGAGACTTCGCTGTCCAGGACATCATCAGCTACCCCATTGAGTTTGGCTGGGAGAAGGCCCCCGATATTCCTGATGAGGACACCAGCTTGactgtcttcaacaagggcaacGTTATGCCATCAACCAAGATTCTCACTTTCTACCGAAAACAGCCCTTCGACCTCGAGGCTCGATACGCCCAGCCCGAGCTTCTCCCTGGCAAGACTAACCCTTGGATCGGCCGCTTCTCTGTCAAGAACGTCAAGGCCGATGGCAAGGACGATTTCATGATCTGCAAGCTCAAGGCCCGTGTCAACATCCACGGTgttctcaacgttgagacCGGTTACtatgttgaggaggaggaggtcgaggaggaggttaACGAGGACCCCGATGTGAGTTTGCCTGCGCCGCCTATGGCTTCCAGTTCCCCCCCTGACTCGGTTTCTACTTCATCGTCCGCATCCGTCGGAGACGACAGTCGTGCCTATCCCGTTAAGCGGCAACGCCTcaatgatgacgaagatgacaaaCTGTTATgttctgctgctgttgtcgaTGAAAATTTAGAACCTTCAACTTATGAGAACCGATCGCTAACATATACTTCTCACAAGGCCATGGAAACCGATAAGGATGCCCCCAAGAAGACccgcaaggtcaagaagcaggTCCGAAAGGGTGACCTGCCCATCTCCACTGGCAGTGCTTCATTGGACGACTCCACCAAGGccagccttctcgagaaggagtCTGCTATGGTGATGgaagacaagcttgttgccgacaccgaggagaagaagaacgagctCGAGGCTTACATCTACGACCTCCGtgccaagcttgacgagCAGTACTCTGAGTTTGCTagcgacgaggagaaggagaccatcaaggccaagcttgaggctaCTGAAGTACGTTCAAGATTACACCATAGCGAGACGTTTTATACTTACTTTAATCGCAGGATTGGCTGTAcgaagatggcgaggacaCCACTAAGGGTGTGTACgttgccaagatcgacgaGATCCGTGCCATGGCTGGCCCAATTGTCCAGCGCCACTTTGAGAAAGTCGAGGCCGAGCGACAAGCCGCTCTGGAGAAAGCCGAGGCCGAACGGGCTGcgaagaaggctgaggaggatgcTCGCAAGGCTCAGGACGCCGAGAAGGCCACCGCCGACCAGGAGATGAAAGATGCCGACGCTCAGGACGCTGAAGGCACAGCCGACCCCCAGTAAATTATGGAAAAAAAGGGGAGCAATGCATTATATGAGATGAATGACGCTTAAAAAAGATTACGCACGGATGTTGAAAAAGGAATTCCACCAGGATTGGACGGGGAAGAGATAGATCATGCTATATTGTTGCAACGACTCTGTTTTGTTTGGGGAAGGAGGCTCGGAATTATGACGGATATGTTACCCGAACATTAGACCACTTTTTACACCTTTAGTAGTTAGGATCCATACACTCGAGTTTGGTTCAAGCTTTTATCGTTCGCTTTTGCTATCTTACAGTGACGTGGGCGAAGGTCCTTTAAGACAGGTGTACCTATTGAGAGTACAAGTAGTGATAAACATTAGCCAACATGTCACTTGAAAGACCAACACTTTAAAGAATTTCAACTTTGATTTGGATATCAAGCAACCTTCTATATGGCCACGCCGGCTAAGGAATTCTTTTTCCCTTTGACCTCACGAGCCCTCCGCCGTTTTTTGTTGCCCTGGAAATGCGAACGACACTACCATACACTATTACTTTcaaacaagatggatgcaaTTTCTTTTCCGGTCTCTTCGCCTCAAAATGCAATGTAGGACTCGTACTGTTCTCCCCGCGCAGGGAGCTGGCTCTCCCTGCCTCCACGTTGTTTGACTGTGTGTAGATATAGCTATAAGTACAGAGAAAGTCCGAGCTCCCGGCGCCGACAATGGCGAGAACCTTTACAAACCACCAGGCTTTTAGCTCTTTTGGTAAGTCTGGTCGCTTATTAGATGTCGAACAagggcttgagcttgatgattAGCTGCCACTCCTCGTTGGTGACTTCCTTTCGGTAGAACTCCTTGAGGGTATCGATACTGGCTCTTGAGATTAAACTGTACAGAgtctcctcttcctcgaggtGACGACCGTACATGGGCTGGTTGCTACccatctcgatcttgatagCGACTGAAGGCTCCTTGCGCTTGCACACAGGGATCTGCTTGTGCTCTCGCTCTATAGAAGTACTGCAAAATGTTAGTGAGGGGTCACACAAGATTAAAATGATGAAACTTACACTCTACCCAGCTTGACAACTTCCTTGACACCAGTTGTGGGGTTGTTTCTGACGGCAGCGACAGGGCAGTTGATTCGGAGCTGACCCTCGGTGACATCCACACCAATGACGATAGGATCGTTCTTGTTGAAAACCTTGACAGGCTTGAGGACACAAGGGAAGACAGCAAGCATCTTAGattcctccttcttcttctcgagctgCGCATCCATGTGCTTGGTGAAGGAATCAAACAGATGGTAAATAATATCGGCTGTGAAGATCTTGATACCCTGGTCCTCGGCGTACTGCTGAGCTtccttgtcgaccttgacatCGAAACACAGCATGATGGCATAGTCTGGCGCCTTCTCCAGCATGACACCACATTGCATGACATCACGCTTGTAGACAGGACCGATACCGACGTTGGCAACAGGAATCTTGCAGTCCTTGAGGAAATCAAGCAGAGCCTCAAGGGAACCCAGAGTCGAGGCCTGGACACTGACACCGCGACCGGACTTCTCGACACGGTTGAAGAGAACAGCAAGATCGGCCTCGACCTCATCCTcaatgtcatcttcatcgtcatcaggGCCAACAACCATCAGGCGGGAACCAGCAATAGCACCCTCAAGGCCAGGGGCACTGATCTTGACACCCAGAgcggccttgacctccttgttGTGGACGTATGCTGACTTGAGACGCAGCTCCTTCATGGGCGCTGGTGTGAGAAGTGCTCTGATATTTGTCTTAATGGCTCCTTCTGTACCACACAGCACAATACGATCACCCTCTCGCAAAATACCGTTGGAGAGGACGACATCGATGGTCATACCGAAACCTTCAATGGCCTTGACTTCAAGGACGGTAGCTTGAACCTCAGAAAGGTACATGAGAGAACCGACCATACGCTCTTGGGTGAGCTCGCAAAtgagcttcaacatgtcGGGAACACCCTCGCCAGTGTGAGCTGAAGTGGGCACAAGCGAGACGTACTTGGACATAGACTTGTTCTCGTAGAAAAGCTCAGAGTTGAAACCCTGCTCAGCGAAGGCaacctttgtcttttcaaGACGAGTCTCAAACTCGTTACGGACAGCCTTGCTCTGGAGGGCCAAACTGTCCTGGAAACCGTTGTTGGCAACTTGCTTCCAGCCGTAAAGAcgatcgatcttgttgagggcGACAATGAAAGGGGTCTTGCGGTCTCTCAACATGCGCATGGACTCGAGGGTCTGGGGCTCAAGACCGTGCATGATATCGACGACCAGAATGGCAATGTTACAAAGCGATGAACCACGAGATCGGAGGTTAGAGAAAGACTCGTGACCAGGGGTATcgatgacaagaagaccGGGAACCTTGAGCTCGAACTTGCCGTCTTGGTTGACAACAGCTGTTTTCTGCTTAATGGCTTCGGATGGGAAGTATGTAGCACCAATCTGCTGAGTGATACCACCGGCTTCGCCCTCCTGGACGTTGGTCTGTcggatcttgtcaaggagcttggtctTTCCGGTATCGACATGACCGAGAATACAGCAAATGGGTGATCGCAGGTTGTCCTTGGATCGAGCAGCCAGGGCGGCCTGGTGAGCCTTTTCGCGGCGCTCGGCAGCCTCTCTCTTTCGCTGTGCCTCTGCGGCCTTGGCGGCTGTAACAGCTTCGTCGTCAGAGGATTCTTCCTCGGACTCGTCCTCGGCAGAGTCTTCTGTCTTTccgttctccttctcctttccggcatcatcttcgtcaGAGTCGGCATCCCAGCTGTCTTTAACATCGCCGTCAGATGCAGCTGCGGCTTCCCAGTCATCCTCAATGTCActctcctcagccttcttctcagcggcagccttggcttcggcctcggccttctcgcgggcagccttctcttcggctTCTTTCAGGGCCTTTTCAGCTTCCTTTTGTGCTCGCTCGGCAGCTTCTGCGAGggccttctcctcatcaatCTATGGAAGGTTAGCATGTACTGAATATCGATATAAGAGCAGCTTCTGAGCATACCTTTTGTTGGCCACGacccttctttcttcttgtgtCTGCGGGCttactcttcttctcgccacCTTCAGCGGGGCCAACTTGGATACCAGCAGCCAACATCTGCTGAAGCTTCAGCTCATTTCGggccttttcctccttttGAGCCTTGGTCAGGTATttgccctccttcttgagctgctcaatacgctccttctccttctgcttcttcaaggcccTGGCCTCCTCacgcttcttttcttcctcggcAGCAAGACgatcctcctcttcggcctgggccttggcctcagctGAAGCCTTCTCGGCTTCCTCTCGTTGACGCTTGAGTTCCTCTTGTTGCTTctgaagcttggcaagatgGGCTggaagcttcttcttcttgc
It contains:
- a CDS encoding heat shock protein Hsp88, translated to MSVVGIDFGTLKTVIAIARNRGVDVVTNEVSNRATPSLVGFGPKSRYLGEAAKTQEISNLKNTVSSLKRLAGRSFNDPDIQVEQQYVTAPLVDVNGQVGAEVNYLGKKEHFTATQLVGMYLSKIKQTAGAELKLPVQDVCMSVPPWFTDVQRRALIDAAEIAGLRVLRLINDGTAAALGWGITKLDLPAPEEPARRVCFIDIGHSSYTVSIVEFKKGELAVKATTWDKDFGGRDFDRALVEHLAKEFKGKYKVDIMTHGRALARTIAAAEKTKKILSANQQAPVNIESLMNDIDASAMITRQEFEAMIEPLLQRTHHPLEEALAQAKLTKDDIDIIEVVGGGSRVPALKERIQAFFGKTLSFTLNADEALARGSAFSCAILSPVFRVRDFAVQDIISYPIEFGWEKAPDIPDEDTSLTVFNKGNVMPSTKILTFYRKQPFDLEARYAQPELLPGKTNPWIGRFSVKNVKADGKDDFMICKLKARVNIHGVLNVETGYYVEEEEVEEEVNEDPDAMETDKDAPKKTRKVKKQVRKGDLPISTGSASLDDSTKASLLEKESAMVMEDKLVADTEEKKNELEAYIYDLRAKLDEQYSEFASDEEKETIKAKLEATEDWLYEDGEDTTKGVYVAKIDEIRAMAGPIVQRHFEKVEAERQAALEKAEAERAAKKAEEDARKAQDAEKATADQEMKDADAQDAEGTADPQ